In Malus sylvestris chromosome 15, drMalSylv7.2, whole genome shotgun sequence, a single genomic region encodes these proteins:
- the LOC126601085 gene encoding (S)-coclaurine N-methyltransferase, producing MNRVMQAPYDATVRFALASLERNLLPDAVVRRLTRLLLASRLRSGYRPSSEVQLSDLVQFVQSLKEMPIAIKTDDPKAQHYEVPTSFFKMVLGKNLKYSCCYFNDESSTLEDAEKAMLELYCERSQIRDGHTVLDVGCGWGSLSLYIAQKYNNCKVTGICNSTTQKAFIEEQCRNLQLQNVEIIVGDISTFEMEASFDRIFSIEMFEHMKNYKDLLKKISGWMKDDGLLFVHHFCHKAFAYHFEDKSEDDWITRYFFSGGTMPSANLLLYFQDDVSIVNHWLVNGKHYAQTSEEWLKRMDRNTASIKPIMESTYGKDSAVKWTVYWRTFFISVAELFGYNNGEEWMVVHLLFKKK from the exons ATGAACAGAGTAATGCAAGCACCGTACGATGCTACCGTCCGGTTCGCGCTGGCTTCGCTGGAGCGGAATCTGCTGCCGGACGCCGTTGTGAGGCGGCTGACACGGCTGCTCTTGGCGAGCCGTCTCCGGTCCGGTTACAGGCCTTCCTCCGAGGTCCAGCTGTCCGACCTCGTTCAATTCGTGCAAT CTTTGAAGGAGATGCCCATAGCCATAAAGACTGATGATCCAAAAGCTCAACACTATGAAGTTCCCACATCTTTTTTCAAGATGGTGCttgggaaaaatctcaaatatag TTGTTGCTACTTCAATGATGAGTCAAGCACATTGGAGGATGCTGAGAAAGCAATGTTGGAGCTCTACTGTGAAAGGTCACAGATAAGAGATGGTCACACTGTTCTTGACGTTGGGTGTGGCTGGGGATCTTTGTCTTTGTACATTGCGCAGAAATATAACAACTGCAAGGTTACCGGGATCTGCAACTCAACGACACAAAAAGCTTTTATAGAAGAACAATGCCG GAATCTTCAGCTGCAGAATGTGGAGATCATCGTCGGAGATATCAGCACGTTTGAAATGGAGGCTTCCTTTGACCGAATATTTTCAATTGAAATGTTTGAG caTATGAAGAACTATAAGGATCTTCTGAAGAAGATATCCGGGTGGATGAAAGACGACGGCCTTCTGTTTGTTCATCATTTCTGCCATAAAGCATTTGCTTACCACTTTGAG GATAAAAGTGAAGATGACTGGATTACTAGGTACTTCTTCAGCGGGGGTACAATGCCCTCAGCAAATCTGCTACTTTATTTCCAG GATGATGTTTCCATTGTGAATCATTGGCTCGTCAACGGGAAGCACTACGCGCAAACAAG TGAAGAGTGGCTCAAAAGAATGGATCGGAACACGGCTTCCATAAAACCGATCATGGAGTCAACTTACGGCAAGGATTCAGCCGTGAAGTGGACGGTTTATTGGCGAACATTCTTCATTTCCGTTGCAGAACTCTTCGGGTACAACAACGGAGAAGAATGGATGGTTGTTCATCTCCTATTCAAGAAGAAATGA
- the LOC126604674 gene encoding protein PLASTID MOVEMENT IMPAIRED 1-RELATED 1-like isoform X1 — protein MLDMMSQKTESKEDYSVGNSNSGQLLRDIEEISKALYLHKSPPNVLLSPSDGRSKSAGKTRLSDSNPRFVREDLLHKDKKSSSVWNWKRPLKALSHMGNRKFSCCFYLHVHSVEGLPVSFNNLSVCVHWKRKGEVLQTRSSKVVEGVAEFDETLMHRCSVYGSRNGANHSVKYEEKLSLIYVSLSGAPGLDIGNHWVDLTRLLPLTFEELEGGKSYGKWTTSFNLSGKARGANLNVSLGFSVMQHKLVSVRDNPNVPELTNTRPRGSSSFDGGATMLRRVGSVPCNVTPRPAFSSQSLDLKICREALLNGGLELSKSSNFLCQTFDETRLSSVTESDCEHVPPLGPKTDIDFPFAKGIEECEDDDTEFTIVEVGTEMSEKEELQSDQVPGHANNESAVEIIYLDEIINDYDMDLEEKTMVIPKEVHDSYVDQVVVDDSKHEQDSICIKGLAMGEVESATHIQLISESVDLDHPFSSGEFLEERNHKELRSTYKASKTGKKSLSLDDVTESVSSDFLSILGMDCSMSSDSDAESPRERLLREFENEALGSGNLFFGFDWKEEQPEIGSCVSPGSDSGDCYENSDLLLIIEAAEEEHKKESELLRRRKAKILEGLETEALMREWGLNEKDFRNSPCTFSGGFGSPIELPLEEPLLPPLGEGFGSYVRLKGGGILQSMNPSLFRNAKNGGNLVIQISNPVVLPAIMGYDVIEIMQHLALVGDTLHEWVNKLMPLEDITGKTIQQVTWEAAAAAPNIVGSERFEQILYGGRQDEGCPSSWSCNNLSSAELGGSDMGSDYVSLEYLAPLAMKKIEAFSLEGLRIQSRMSGGEAPSIIYPESGGLQLCGFGDHVDDAKGLLALSLSLDEWLRLDATIINDEDHSRDQMLKILAAHHAKYTDLIDGNLTQDTNCSDLSGRKCGLLGDNLTIALMVQLRDPFRNYEPVGVPMLALIQVERALANLKPEVSSVPLNDSKENVLDEPVFEEYGDKIKGETNEGDEGWNPQFKIIDVHLSGVDTTPGKRLLWGTTTQLQSGSRWLLGTGMGKTTSFPLSNSKALVRSSTLVSAKKHRDFLWSISSHFQGTGYTWKDSIAPHVRNPNVIFPNESIKPHVNM, from the exons ATGCTG GATATGATGTCGCAGAAAACTGAGAGTAAGGAAGATTACAGTGTTGGGAACTCTAACAGTGGCCAATTGTTGCGTGACATTGAAGAAATAAGCAAAGCCCTTTACTTGCATAAATCCCCACCAAATGTTTTGCTTTCCCCATCTGATGGAAGATCCAAATCTGCCGGGAAAACCCGTTTGTCGGATTCGAACCCGAGATTTGTTAGGGAAGATTTGTTGCACAAGGACAAGAAATCGTCTTCGGTGTGGAATTGGAAGAGGCCCTTGAAGGCTCTCAGTCATATGGGGAATCGGAAATTTAGTTGTTGTTTTTACCTTCACGTGCATTCGGTTGAGGGGTTGCCTGTGAGTTTTAATAATCTTAGTGTATGTGTGCATTGGAAGAGGAAGGGTGAGGTGCTGCAGACTCGGTCTTCGAAGGTTGTGGAGGGCGTAGCTGagtttgatgagaccttgatgcATAGGTGTTCTGTGTATGGAAGTAGAAATGGCGCTAACCATTCGGTTAAGTATGAGGAGAAGCTTTCGTTGATTTATGTTTCTTTGAGTGGGGCGCCAGGGCTTGACATTGGGAACCACTGGGTTGATCTTACGAGGCTGTTGCCGCTTACTTTTGAGGAGCTGGAGGGGGGAAAAAGTTATGGTAAATGGACAACAAGCTTTAACCTTTCAGGCAAGGCTAGAGGGGCTAATCTAAATGTTAGTTTAGGATTTTCGGTGATGCAGCATAAGTTAGTTAGTGTGAGGGATAATCCAAATGTTCCTGAGCTTACGAACACGAGGCCAAGAGGGTCAAGTTCATTTGATGGTGGAGCTACGATGCTTCGGCGAGTTGGGAGTGTGCCATGTAATGTAACTCCCAGGCCTGCCTTCTCATCTCAGTCTcttgatttgaaaatttgtcgCGAAGCATTGCTGAATGGAGGGTTGGAGCTCTCCAAGTCAAGTAATTTCTTATGTCAGACATTTGATGAGACCAGGTTGAGTAGTGTAACAGAGTCAGATTGTGAACATGTGCCACCACTTGGACCTAAGACTGATATAGACTTTCCGTTTGCTAAAGGAATTGAAGAgtgtgaagatgatgatactgAATTTACCATTGTAGAAGTGGGGACAGAAATGTCTGAGAAGGAAGAGTTGCAATCTGATCAAGTTCCTGGTCATGCTAATAATGAGTCAGCAGTTGAAATCATTTATTTAGATGAGATCATTAACGATTATGACATGGACCTCGAGGAGAAGACTATGGTTATTCCAAAGGAAGTCCATGATAGTTATGTGGACCAGGTTGTGGTGGATGACAGCAAACATGAACAAGATAGCATATGCATCAAGGGATTGGCCATGGGTGAGGTGGAGTCTGCAACTCATATACAATTGATTTCAGAATCAGTAGATTTGGATCATCCATTTTCTTCAGGAGAGTTTCTTGAGGAAAGAAACCACAAGGAGCTTAGGTCGACTTACAAAGCAAGTAAGACAGGTAAAAAATCACTTAGCTTGGACGATGTTACTGAATCCGTGTCAAGTGATTTCTTAAGCATCCTTGGTATGGACTGTAGCATGAGTTCTGATAGTGATGCCGAGTCTCCTAGAGAACGTCTTTTAAGAGAGTTTGAAAATGAGGCTCTGGGTTCAGGAAACTTATTTTTCGGTTTTGATTGGAAGGAAGAGCAGCCTGAAATTGGATCCTGTGTTTCACCAGGTTCTGATTCTGGTGATTGTTATGAGAATTCTGATTTGTTGTTGATTATTGAAGCTGCTGAAGAAGAGCACAAGAAAGAAAGTGAGCTATTAAGGAGAAGGAAGGCCAAAATTCTTGAAGGCTTGGAGACTGAAGCTTTGATGCGAGAATGGGGATTAAATGAAAAAGACTTTCGGAATTCTCCTTGTACCTTCTCTGGTGGATTCGGTAGTCCAATTGAGCTCCCCCTTGAAGAGCCACTCTTACCTCCACTTGGAGAAGGCTTTGGTTCTTATGTTCGGTTGAAGGGTGGAGGCATTTTGCAGTCTATGAATCCTTCACTTTTCAGAAATGCTAAAAATGGTGGGAACTTGGTCATTCAAATTTCTAATCCCGTTGTTTTACCAGCAATAATGGGTTATGATGTTATCGAGATAATGCAGCATCTGGCATTGGTTGGAGATACGCTGCATGAGTGGGTGAATAAACTAATGCCTTTGGAAGATATTACGGGAAAGACAATACAACAAGTAACTTGGGAGGCAGCAGCCGCGGCGCCAAACATAGTGGGGTCTGAAAG GTTTGAGCAGATTTTATATGGCGGGAGGCAGGATGAAGGATGTCCTTCTAGTTGGAGTTGTAATAACCTGAGTTCCGCTGAATTAGGAGGCAGTGATATGGGGTCAGATTATGTATCTCTAGAATATCTTGCTCCTTTGgctatgaaaaaaattgaagcttTCTCACTGGAAGGGTTAAGAATCCAGTCCCGCATGTCAGGTGGAGAGGCACCTTCAATTATATATCCTGAGTCTGGAGGTTTGCAACTGTGCGGTTTTGGAGATCATGTTGATGATGCTAAGGGATTATTGGCTCTCTCTTTATCACTGGACGAATGGTTGAGGCTAGATGCTACAATCATTAATGATGAAGATCACAGCAGAgatcaaatgttgaaaatcctTGCTGCCCATCATGCCAAGTACACAGATTTGATCGATGGAAATTTGACACAAGATACGAACTGCAGTGATTTATCTGGCCGGAAGTGTGGACTTTTGGGGGACAACCTCACAATTGCTCTCATGGTGCAGCTTAGAGATCCCTTTCGAAACTATGAACCAGTGGGCGTTCCAATGCTTGCTCTAATTCAAGTGGAGAGAGCTTTAGCCAATTTAAAGCCAGAAGTGTCAAGTGTGCCGTTAAACGATagcaaagagaacgtactcgaTGAGCCAGTGTTTGAGGAGTATGGCGACAAGATTAAAGGGGAGACGAATGAAGGAGATGAAGGATGGAACCCTCAGTTTAAAATCATCGACGTCCACCTGTCAGGAGTGGATACTACACCAGGCAAGAGGCTGCTCTGGGGCACCACAACGCAACTGCAGTCTGGCTCCCGATGGTTGCTTGGCACTGGCATGGGTAAGACCACTAGTTTTCCACTTTCAAACTCGAAAGCCCTTGTAAGATCATCCACACTGGTTTCAGCAAAGAAGCATAGAGATTTTTTGTGGAGCATTTCCTCTCATTTCCAAGGAACGGGATATACCTGGAAAGATTCGATTGCTCCACACGTTCGAAACCCGAATGTTATATTTCCGAATGAAAGCATCAAACCACACGTAAACATGTAA
- the LOC126602603 gene encoding aminopeptidase M1-like: protein MMSPTRTHSKSELEKLSHPSRVSHSSSLAMEQFKGQPRLPKFAVPKRYDVKLKPDLAACKFGGSVAIGLDIVADTKFVVLNAAELTVNAGSVSFTHGGSSKVFKPSKAETFEEDGILVLEFGETLPIGSGVLAIEFEGILNDKMKGFYRSTYEYNGEKKNMAVTQFEPVDARRCFPCWDEPACKATFKITLDGVPSELVALSNMPIEEEKVNGHLKTVSYVETPIMSTYLVAVVVGLFDYVEDHTSDGVKVRVYCQVGKADQGKFALHVAVKTLELYKDYFAVPYPLPKLDMVAIPDFSAGAMENYGLVTYRETALLFDEQHSAAVNKQRVATVVAHELAHQWFGNLVTMEWWTHLWLNEGFATWVSYLATDSLFPEWKIWTQFLDELTDGLKLDGLEESHPIEVEINHAAEVDEIFDAISYRKGASVIRMLQSYLGAEVFQRSLASYIKKHAYSNAKTEDLWAALEEGSGEPVNKLMNSWTQQKGYPVISVKVKDQKLEFDQTQFYSSGSQGDGQWIVPITLSCGSYDVRKNFLLQAKSETLDIKEFLGCSVGKVACGGNKDNAICSWIKVNVDQTGFYRVKYEDELAAALRNAIEKKQLSETDRFGILDDSFALSMACKQSFASLLTLLSAYREELDYIVLSNLITVSYKLARIAADAVPGLLDHIKQFFIGLFQYSAEKLGWQPKPGESHLDAMLRGEILNALAVFGHDLTLDEATRRFHAFLEDRNTPLLPPDIRKAVYVAVMQRASVSNQSSYESLLRLYRESDLSQEKTRILSSLASCPDPNITLEVLNFILTPEVRSQDAVFGLAVSSKGRDTAWTWMKENWEHISKTWGSGFLITRFVSAIVSPFASFDRVKEIEEFFKAHRNPAITRTLKQSIERVQINAKWVQSVQSEKNLADVVTELAYRKY from the exons ATGATGAGTCCCACTCGCACGCATTCGAAATCTGAACTCGAAAAACTCTCTCATCCCTCGCGAGTATCACACTCGTCGTCGCTTGCTATGGAGCAGTTCAAAGGCCAGCCCCGGCTTCCGAAATTCGCCGTCCCGAAACGGTACGACGTGAAGCTGAAGCCTGACCTCGCGGCCTGCAAATTCGGCGGCTCCGTCGCCATCGGCCTCGATATCGTCGCCGATACCAAATTCGTCGTCCTCAATGCCGCCGAGCTCACCGTCAACGCCGGTTCCGTCTCTTTCACTCACGGAGGCTCGTCCAAG GTGTTCAAGCCTTCGAAAGCTGAGACGTTCGAAGAGgatgggattttggttttggagtTTGGAGAGACGCTTCCGATTGGGTCTGGAGTTTTGGCTATTGAGTTTGAGGGAATTTTGAATGACAAGATGAAGGGGTTCTATAGAAG TACATATGAGTACAACGGTGAGAAGAAAAATATGGCAGTTACACAGTTTGAACCAGTTGATGCCAGGCGGTGCTTTCCATGTTGGGATGAACCTGCTTGCAAg GCTACATTCAAGATTACACTTGATGGTGTTCCGTCTGAACTAGTAGCCCTTTCCAACATGCCGATTGAGGAAGAAAAAGTTAATGGACATCTGAAGACAGTTTCATACGTAGAAACACCAATTATGTCTACATATTTGGTGGCCGTTGTTGTTGGATTGTTTGATTATGTTGAAGATCATACTTCTGATG GGGTCAAAGTGCGGGTATATTGTCAAGTTGGTAAGGCAGACCAAGGGAAATTTGCTTTGCACGTTGCTGTCAAGACACTTGAATTGTACAAAGA TTACTTTGCTGTGCCATACCCTTTGCCCAAATTGGATATGGTTGCAATACCTGATTTCTCTGCTGGTGCCATGGAGAACTATGGTTTAGTTACATACCGAGAAACAGCTTTGCTTTTTGATGAACAACATTCTGCAGCTGTCAACAAGCAAAGG GTTGCGACTGTTGTGGCACATGAATTGGCACACCAGTGGTTTGGCAATCTTGTAACAATGGAATGGTGGACACATTTATGGCTGAATGAGGGATTTGCAACATGG GTAAGCTATTTGGCTACTGATAGCTTGTTCCCAGAGTGGAAAATATGGACTCAGTTTCTAGATGAACTTACTGATGGTCTTAAGCTGGATGGGCTTGAAGAATCTCACCCCATTGAG GTGGAGATCAATCATGCTGCTGAGGTTGATGAAATATTTGATGCAATAAGTTATAGAAAAGGTGCTTCTGTTATTCGGATGCTACAAAGCTATCTAGGTGCTGAAGTTTTCCAG CGGTCACTTGCTTCATATATAAAAAAGCATGCTTACTCAAATGCAAAGACAGAAGATTTGTGGGCTGCCCTTGAAGAGGGATCTGGTGAACCTGTAAACAAGCTAATGAATTCATGGACACAGCAAAAAGGTTACCCAGTTATTTCTGTCAAAGTTAAAGATCAGAAATTGGAGTTTGATCAG ACACAATTCTATTCAAGTGGTTCCCAAGGCGATGGGCAATGGATTGTGCCGATCACATTATCCTGTGGCTCATATGATGTACGCAAGAATTTCCTACTACAAGCGAAGTCTGAAACTCTTGACATAAAGGAATTTCTGGGTTGCTCAGTAGGAAAGGTTGCATGTGGAGGCAACAAGGACAATGCAATATGCAGTTGGATAAAGGTCAATGTGGACCAGACTGGTTTTTACAGAGTGAAATATGAGGACGAACTTGCAGCTGCACTTAGAAACGCTATAGAAAAGAAACAATTGTCTGAAACTGACAGATTTG GCATTTTGGATGATTCGTTTGCCCTATCAATGGCTTGCAAACAGTCTTTTGCTTCATTGCTTACCTTGTTGAGTGCTTACAGAGAGGAACTTGACTATATCGTGCTGTCCAATTTGATTACT GTAAGTTATAAGCTCGCAAGAATTGCAGCTGATGCTGTACCCGGACTACTGGATCACATTAAGCAATTCTTTATTGGCCTTTTCCAGTATTCTGCTGA GAAGCTTGGTTGGCAGCCTAAACCCGGCGAAAGCCATTTAGATGCAATGTTGAGAGGAGAAATTTTGAATGCGCTTGCTGTGTTTGGACATGACCTGACATTAGATGAAGCAACTAGGCGTTTTCATGCCTTTTTAGAAGACAGAAACACGCCCCTCCTTCCCCCTGACATTAGAAAG GCAGTATATGTGGCTGTAATGCAAAGGGCAAGCGTATCTAACCAATCAAGCTATGAATCTCTTCTTAGACTCTACAGAGAGAGTGATTTAAGCCAGGAGAAGACCCGCATTCTAA GTTCTTTAGCATCTTGTCCTGATCCCAATATTACATTGGAAGTTCTCAACTTTATATTGACTCCTGag GTTCGCAGTCAGGATGCTGTCTTTGGACTTGCTGTTAGCAGTAAAGGACGGGACACAGCTTGGACGTGGATGAAG GAGAACTGGGAGCACATCTCAAAGACATGGGGGTCTGGATTTCTAATTACTCGCTTTGTCAGTGCAATTGTTTCTCCG TTTGCTTCATTTGACAGGGTTAAGGAAATAGAGGAGTTCTTCAAAGCCCACCGCAACCCGGCGATAACCAGAACCTTGAAGCAGAGCATTGAGCGGGTACAGATTAACGCCAAGTGGGTTCAGAGCGTCCAGAGCGAGAAAAACCTTGCCGATGTTGTGACGGAGTTGGCCTACAGGAAATACTAG
- the LOC126604675 gene encoding probable WRKY transcription factor 50, whose translation MSGGNFRSVESPETNDFSDNSNFEFSEYLMIGEWLDEDPSSVASELSVQNSGFRANEADDSGAGSSQHGWSTSRGESGSSRERQETRERVAFKTKSEVEILDDGFKWRKYGKKVVKNSPHPRNYYKCSVEGCLVKKRVERDREDPRFVITTYEGVHNHPGL comes from the exons ATGTCTGGTGGCAACTTCAGGTCAGTAGAGTCACCTGAGACTAACGACTTTTCCGACAACTCGAATTTTGAGTTTTCGGAGTACTTGATGATCGGCGAGTGGCTCGATGAAGATCCGAGTTCCGTGGCTTCGGAGTTATCTGTCCAGAATTCGGGTTTTCGAGCAAATGAAGCTGATGACTCTGGTGCAGGGAGCAGCCAACATGGATGGTCTACTAGCA GAGGAGAGAGTGGAAGCAGCCGGGAGAGGCAGGAAACTAGAGAGAGAGTTGCattcaaaacaaaatcagagGTTGAAATATTGGATGATGGGTTCAAGTGGAGGAAGTATGGTAAAAAGGTGGTGAAAAACAGCCCTCATCCAAG GAATTACTACAAGTGCTCAGTTGAAGGGTGCCTTGTGAAAAAGAGAGTTGAAAGAGATAGAGAGGATCCAAGGTTTGTAATTACAACTTATGAGGGTGTCCATAACCATCCAGGCCTCTAA
- the LOC126604674 gene encoding protein PLASTID MOVEMENT IMPAIRED 1-RELATED 1-like isoform X2, producing the protein MMSQKTESKEDYSVGNSNSGQLLRDIEEISKALYLHKSPPNVLLSPSDGRSKSAGKTRLSDSNPRFVREDLLHKDKKSSSVWNWKRPLKALSHMGNRKFSCCFYLHVHSVEGLPVSFNNLSVCVHWKRKGEVLQTRSSKVVEGVAEFDETLMHRCSVYGSRNGANHSVKYEEKLSLIYVSLSGAPGLDIGNHWVDLTRLLPLTFEELEGGKSYGKWTTSFNLSGKARGANLNVSLGFSVMQHKLVSVRDNPNVPELTNTRPRGSSSFDGGATMLRRVGSVPCNVTPRPAFSSQSLDLKICREALLNGGLELSKSSNFLCQTFDETRLSSVTESDCEHVPPLGPKTDIDFPFAKGIEECEDDDTEFTIVEVGTEMSEKEELQSDQVPGHANNESAVEIIYLDEIINDYDMDLEEKTMVIPKEVHDSYVDQVVVDDSKHEQDSICIKGLAMGEVESATHIQLISESVDLDHPFSSGEFLEERNHKELRSTYKASKTGKKSLSLDDVTESVSSDFLSILGMDCSMSSDSDAESPRERLLREFENEALGSGNLFFGFDWKEEQPEIGSCVSPGSDSGDCYENSDLLLIIEAAEEEHKKESELLRRRKAKILEGLETEALMREWGLNEKDFRNSPCTFSGGFGSPIELPLEEPLLPPLGEGFGSYVRLKGGGILQSMNPSLFRNAKNGGNLVIQISNPVVLPAIMGYDVIEIMQHLALVGDTLHEWVNKLMPLEDITGKTIQQVTWEAAAAAPNIVGSERFEQILYGGRQDEGCPSSWSCNNLSSAELGGSDMGSDYVSLEYLAPLAMKKIEAFSLEGLRIQSRMSGGEAPSIIYPESGGLQLCGFGDHVDDAKGLLALSLSLDEWLRLDATIINDEDHSRDQMLKILAAHHAKYTDLIDGNLTQDTNCSDLSGRKCGLLGDNLTIALMVQLRDPFRNYEPVGVPMLALIQVERALANLKPEVSSVPLNDSKENVLDEPVFEEYGDKIKGETNEGDEGWNPQFKIIDVHLSGVDTTPGKRLLWGTTTQLQSGSRWLLGTGMGKTTSFPLSNSKALVRSSTLVSAKKHRDFLWSISSHFQGTGYTWKDSIAPHVRNPNVIFPNESIKPHVNM; encoded by the exons ATGATGTCGCAGAAAACTGAGAGTAAGGAAGATTACAGTGTTGGGAACTCTAACAGTGGCCAATTGTTGCGTGACATTGAAGAAATAAGCAAAGCCCTTTACTTGCATAAATCCCCACCAAATGTTTTGCTTTCCCCATCTGATGGAAGATCCAAATCTGCCGGGAAAACCCGTTTGTCGGATTCGAACCCGAGATTTGTTAGGGAAGATTTGTTGCACAAGGACAAGAAATCGTCTTCGGTGTGGAATTGGAAGAGGCCCTTGAAGGCTCTCAGTCATATGGGGAATCGGAAATTTAGTTGTTGTTTTTACCTTCACGTGCATTCGGTTGAGGGGTTGCCTGTGAGTTTTAATAATCTTAGTGTATGTGTGCATTGGAAGAGGAAGGGTGAGGTGCTGCAGACTCGGTCTTCGAAGGTTGTGGAGGGCGTAGCTGagtttgatgagaccttgatgcATAGGTGTTCTGTGTATGGAAGTAGAAATGGCGCTAACCATTCGGTTAAGTATGAGGAGAAGCTTTCGTTGATTTATGTTTCTTTGAGTGGGGCGCCAGGGCTTGACATTGGGAACCACTGGGTTGATCTTACGAGGCTGTTGCCGCTTACTTTTGAGGAGCTGGAGGGGGGAAAAAGTTATGGTAAATGGACAACAAGCTTTAACCTTTCAGGCAAGGCTAGAGGGGCTAATCTAAATGTTAGTTTAGGATTTTCGGTGATGCAGCATAAGTTAGTTAGTGTGAGGGATAATCCAAATGTTCCTGAGCTTACGAACACGAGGCCAAGAGGGTCAAGTTCATTTGATGGTGGAGCTACGATGCTTCGGCGAGTTGGGAGTGTGCCATGTAATGTAACTCCCAGGCCTGCCTTCTCATCTCAGTCTcttgatttgaaaatttgtcgCGAAGCATTGCTGAATGGAGGGTTGGAGCTCTCCAAGTCAAGTAATTTCTTATGTCAGACATTTGATGAGACCAGGTTGAGTAGTGTAACAGAGTCAGATTGTGAACATGTGCCACCACTTGGACCTAAGACTGATATAGACTTTCCGTTTGCTAAAGGAATTGAAGAgtgtgaagatgatgatactgAATTTACCATTGTAGAAGTGGGGACAGAAATGTCTGAGAAGGAAGAGTTGCAATCTGATCAAGTTCCTGGTCATGCTAATAATGAGTCAGCAGTTGAAATCATTTATTTAGATGAGATCATTAACGATTATGACATGGACCTCGAGGAGAAGACTATGGTTATTCCAAAGGAAGTCCATGATAGTTATGTGGACCAGGTTGTGGTGGATGACAGCAAACATGAACAAGATAGCATATGCATCAAGGGATTGGCCATGGGTGAGGTGGAGTCTGCAACTCATATACAATTGATTTCAGAATCAGTAGATTTGGATCATCCATTTTCTTCAGGAGAGTTTCTTGAGGAAAGAAACCACAAGGAGCTTAGGTCGACTTACAAAGCAAGTAAGACAGGTAAAAAATCACTTAGCTTGGACGATGTTACTGAATCCGTGTCAAGTGATTTCTTAAGCATCCTTGGTATGGACTGTAGCATGAGTTCTGATAGTGATGCCGAGTCTCCTAGAGAACGTCTTTTAAGAGAGTTTGAAAATGAGGCTCTGGGTTCAGGAAACTTATTTTTCGGTTTTGATTGGAAGGAAGAGCAGCCTGAAATTGGATCCTGTGTTTCACCAGGTTCTGATTCTGGTGATTGTTATGAGAATTCTGATTTGTTGTTGATTATTGAAGCTGCTGAAGAAGAGCACAAGAAAGAAAGTGAGCTATTAAGGAGAAGGAAGGCCAAAATTCTTGAAGGCTTGGAGACTGAAGCTTTGATGCGAGAATGGGGATTAAATGAAAAAGACTTTCGGAATTCTCCTTGTACCTTCTCTGGTGGATTCGGTAGTCCAATTGAGCTCCCCCTTGAAGAGCCACTCTTACCTCCACTTGGAGAAGGCTTTGGTTCTTATGTTCGGTTGAAGGGTGGAGGCATTTTGCAGTCTATGAATCCTTCACTTTTCAGAAATGCTAAAAATGGTGGGAACTTGGTCATTCAAATTTCTAATCCCGTTGTTTTACCAGCAATAATGGGTTATGATGTTATCGAGATAATGCAGCATCTGGCATTGGTTGGAGATACGCTGCATGAGTGGGTGAATAAACTAATGCCTTTGGAAGATATTACGGGAAAGACAATACAACAAGTAACTTGGGAGGCAGCAGCCGCGGCGCCAAACATAGTGGGGTCTGAAAG GTTTGAGCAGATTTTATATGGCGGGAGGCAGGATGAAGGATGTCCTTCTAGTTGGAGTTGTAATAACCTGAGTTCCGCTGAATTAGGAGGCAGTGATATGGGGTCAGATTATGTATCTCTAGAATATCTTGCTCCTTTGgctatgaaaaaaattgaagcttTCTCACTGGAAGGGTTAAGAATCCAGTCCCGCATGTCAGGTGGAGAGGCACCTTCAATTATATATCCTGAGTCTGGAGGTTTGCAACTGTGCGGTTTTGGAGATCATGTTGATGATGCTAAGGGATTATTGGCTCTCTCTTTATCACTGGACGAATGGTTGAGGCTAGATGCTACAATCATTAATGATGAAGATCACAGCAGAgatcaaatgttgaaaatcctTGCTGCCCATCATGCCAAGTACACAGATTTGATCGATGGAAATTTGACACAAGATACGAACTGCAGTGATTTATCTGGCCGGAAGTGTGGACTTTTGGGGGACAACCTCACAATTGCTCTCATGGTGCAGCTTAGAGATCCCTTTCGAAACTATGAACCAGTGGGCGTTCCAATGCTTGCTCTAATTCAAGTGGAGAGAGCTTTAGCCAATTTAAAGCCAGAAGTGTCAAGTGTGCCGTTAAACGATagcaaagagaacgtactcgaTGAGCCAGTGTTTGAGGAGTATGGCGACAAGATTAAAGGGGAGACGAATGAAGGAGATGAAGGATGGAACCCTCAGTTTAAAATCATCGACGTCCACCTGTCAGGAGTGGATACTACACCAGGCAAGAGGCTGCTCTGGGGCACCACAACGCAACTGCAGTCTGGCTCCCGATGGTTGCTTGGCACTGGCATGGGTAAGACCACTAGTTTTCCACTTTCAAACTCGAAAGCCCTTGTAAGATCATCCACACTGGTTTCAGCAAAGAAGCATAGAGATTTTTTGTGGAGCATTTCCTCTCATTTCCAAGGAACGGGATATACCTGGAAAGATTCGATTGCTCCACACGTTCGAAACCCGAATGTTATATTTCCGAATGAAAGCATCAAACCACACGTAAACATGTAA